A genome region from Pseudomonas sp. S06B 330 includes the following:
- the rpsL gene encoding 30S ribosomal protein S12 produces MATINQLVRQPRKRIVEKSDVPALQNCPQRRGVCTRVYTTTPKKPNSALRKVCRVRLTNGFEVSSYIGGEGHNLQEHSVVLIRGGRVKDLPGVRYHTVRGSLDTSGVKGRNQGRSKYGTKRPK; encoded by the coding sequence ATGGCAACTATCAACCAGCTGGTACGTCAGCCGCGTAAGCGTATCGTCGAGAAATCCGACGTTCCTGCGCTGCAGAACTGCCCGCAACGTCGTGGCGTGTGCACCCGTGTGTACACCACTACGCCGAAAAAACCTAACTCGGCACTGCGTAAAGTATGCCGTGTGCGTCTGACCAACGGTTTCGAGGTTTCCTCGTACATCGGCGGTGAAGGCCACAACCTGCAAGAGCACAGCGTCGTACTGATCCGTGGCGGTCGTGTAAAAGACTTGCCAGGTGTTCGTTACCACACCGTTCGCGGCTCCCTGGATACCTCCGGTGTTAAAGGTCGTAACCAAGGTCGTTCGAAGTACGGTACCAAGCGTCCGAAGTAA
- the rpsG gene encoding 30S ribosomal protein S7, producing MPRRRVAAKREILDDPKYGSQILAKFMNHVMESGKKAVAERIVYGALDKVKERKNSDPLEIFEKALDAIAPLVEVKSRRVGGATYQVPVEVRPSRRNALAMRWLVDYARKRGEKSMALRLAGELLDAAEGKGAAVKKREDVHRMAEANKAFSHYRF from the coding sequence ATGCCAAGACGTCGTGTAGCAGCCAAGCGTGAGATTCTGGACGATCCTAAATACGGAAGCCAGATCCTCGCCAAGTTCATGAACCACGTTATGGAAAGCGGCAAGAAAGCCGTTGCCGAGCGTATCGTTTACGGTGCGTTGGACAAGGTCAAAGAACGCAAGAACAGCGATCCCCTGGAAATCTTCGAGAAAGCTCTCGACGCCATCGCTCCGCTGGTCGAAGTTAAGTCGCGCCGTGTTGGCGGTGCCACTTACCAGGTTCCTGTTGAAGTTCGTCCATCCCGTCGTAACGCCCTGGCAATGCGCTGGTTGGTAGACTACGCCCGTAAGCGTGGCGAGAAGTCCATGGCTCTGCGCTTGGCTGGCGAGCTGCTGGATGCTGCTGAAGGCAAAGGTGCTGCAGTCAAGAAGCGTGAAGACGTACACCGTATGGCCGAAGCCAACAAAGCGTTCTCGCACTACCGCTTCTAA
- the fusA gene encoding elongation factor G, which translates to MARTTPINRYRNIGICAHVDAGKTTTTERILFYTGLSHKMGEVHDGAATTDWMVQEQERGITITSAAVTTFWQGSKGQYDNYRVNVIDTPGHVDFTIEVERSLRVLDGAVVVFCGTSGVEPQSETVWRQANKYGVPRVVYVNKMDRAGANFLRVVGQIKNRLGHTPVPVQLAIGSEDNFQGQVDLIKMKAIYWNDDDKGTTYREEEIPADMLELAEEWRANMVEAAAEANEELMNKYLEEGELTVEEIKAGLRARTLASEIVPAVCGSSFKNKGVPLVLDAVIDFLPAPTEIPAIKGIHPDLIEKPKEELTDADYDERRADDNEPFSALAFKIATDPFVGTLTFVRVYSGMLQSGDSVINSVKGKKERVGRMVQMHANQREEIKEVLAGDIAALIGMKDVTTGDTLCNADKPIILERMDFPEPVISVAVEPKTKQDQEKMGIALGKLAQEDPSFRVKTDEETGQTIISGMGELHLDILVDRMKREFNVEANIGKPQVSYREQITKDNVEIEGKFVRQSGGRGQFGHCWIRFSQPTVDAQGNITEGLEFTNEVVGGVVPKEYIPAIQKGIEEQMKNGIVAGYPLIGLKATVFDGSYHDVDSNEMAFKVAASMATKQLAAKGGGKVLEPIMKVEVVTPEDYMGDVMGDLNRRRGLIQGMEDSVSGKVVRAEVPLGEMFGYATDVRSMSQGRASYSMEFSKYAEAPSNIVEALVKKQG; encoded by the coding sequence ATGGCTCGTACTACACCAATCAACCGCTACCGTAACATTGGTATTTGCGCGCACGTTGACGCGGGCAAAACTACCACTACCGAGCGGATCCTGTTTTACACAGGCCTGAGCCACAAAATGGGCGAGGTGCATGATGGCGCCGCGACCACCGACTGGATGGTGCAGGAGCAGGAGCGGGGTATTACCATTACCTCCGCTGCCGTTACCACCTTCTGGCAGGGCTCCAAGGGTCAGTACGACAACTACCGCGTAAACGTTATCGATACCCCTGGCCACGTTGACTTCACTATTGAAGTAGAACGTTCGCTGCGCGTACTCGACGGCGCGGTCGTTGTTTTCTGCGGTACCTCCGGCGTTGAGCCGCAGTCCGAAACCGTATGGCGTCAAGCCAACAAGTACGGCGTTCCACGTGTTGTTTACGTGAACAAGATGGACCGTGCCGGTGCGAACTTCCTGCGCGTCGTAGGTCAGATCAAGAACCGCCTGGGTCACACCCCGGTTCCTGTTCAGCTGGCCATCGGTTCGGAAGATAACTTCCAAGGTCAGGTCGATCTGATCAAGATGAAGGCTATCTACTGGAACGACGACGACAAGGGCACCACCTATCGCGAGGAAGAAATTCCTGCCGATATGCTGGAGCTGGCTGAAGAGTGGCGCGCCAATATGGTCGAAGCCGCTGCTGAAGCCAACGAAGAGCTGATGAACAAGTACCTTGAAGAAGGTGAGCTGACCGTCGAAGAAATCAAAGCCGGTCTGCGTGCGCGCACCCTGGCCAGCGAGATCGTTCCGGCTGTCTGCGGTTCTTCCTTCAAGAACAAGGGCGTTCCTCTGGTTCTCGATGCCGTTATCGACTTCCTGCCTGCTCCTACCGAGATTCCTGCGATCAAGGGTATCCACCCAGACCTGATCGAGAAGCCGAAGGAAGAGCTGACTGACGCAGACTACGACGAGCGTCGCGCTGACGACAACGAGCCGTTCTCGGCTCTGGCGTTCAAGATTGCCACCGACCCGTTCGTGGGTACTCTGACTTTCGTCCGCGTTTACTCGGGTATGCTGCAGTCTGGCGACTCCGTGATCAACTCGGTCAAAGGCAAGAAAGAGCGCGTTGGTCGTATGGTGCAGATGCACGCCAACCAGCGTGAAGAGATCAAAGAAGTACTGGCAGGCGACATCGCTGCTCTGATCGGTATGAAGGACGTCACCACTGGTGACACCCTGTGCAACGCCGACAAGCCGATCATCCTCGAGCGTATGGACTTCCCGGAGCCTGTGATTTCGGTAGCTGTTGAGCCGAAGACCAAGCAAGACCAGGAAAAGATGGGTATTGCACTGGGCAAACTGGCTCAGGAAGACCCTTCGTTCCGCGTCAAGACCGACGAAGAAACCGGCCAGACCATCATCTCGGGTATGGGCGAGCTTCACCTGGACATCCTCGTTGATCGCATGAAGCGCGAGTTCAACGTCGAAGCCAACATCGGTAAGCCGCAGGTTTCCTACCGCGAGCAGATCACCAAAGACAACGTCGAAATCGAAGGTAAGTTCGTTCGTCAGTCTGGTGGTCGCGGTCAGTTCGGTCACTGCTGGATTCGCTTCTCGCAGCCAACAGTGGACGCGCAAGGCAACATCACCGAAGGCCTGGAATTCACCAACGAAGTTGTAGGCGGTGTGGTTCCTAAGGAATACATCCCGGCGATCCAGAAGGGTATCGAAGAGCAGATGAAGAACGGCATCGTTGCCGGCTATCCGCTGATCGGCCTGAAGGCAACCGTGTTTGATGGTTCCTACCACGACGTCGACTCCAACGAGATGGCGTTCAAGGTGGCGGCCTCCATGGCGACCAAGCAGCTGGCTGCCAAAGGCGGCGGTAAAGTGCTTGAGCCGATCATGAAGGTAGAAGTTGTGACCCCTGAGGACTACATGGGTGACGTGATGGGTGACCTGAACCGTCGTCGTGGTCTGATCCAGGGTATGGAAGATTCGGTGTCCGGCAAGGTTGTCCGTGCTGAAGTTCCGCTCGGAGAGATGTTCGGTTATGCAACCGACGTTCGTTCCATGTCTCAGGGTCGCGCGAGCTACTCCATGGAATTCTCCAAATACGCCGAAGCTCCGTCGAATATCGTCGAAGCACTCGTTAAAAAACAAGGCTAA
- the tuf gene encoding elongation factor Tu: MAKEKFDRSLPHVNVGTIGHVDHGKTTLTAALTRVCSEVFGSAIVDFDKIDSAPEEKARGITINTAHVEYNSTIRHYAHVDCPGHADYVKNMITGAAQMDGAILVCSAADGPMPQTREHILLSRQVGVPYIVVFLNKADLVDDAELLELVEMEVRDLLSTYDFPGDDTPIIIGSARMALEGKDDNEMGTTAVRKLVETLDTYIPEPERAIDKPFLMPIEDVFSISGRGTVVTGRIERGIVRVQDALEIVGLRDTTTTTCTGVEMFRKLLDEGRAGENCGVLLRGTKRDDVERGQVLVKPGSVKPHTKFTAEVYVLSKEEGGRHTPFFKGYRPQFYFRTTDVTGNCELPEGVEMVMPGDNIQMTVTLIKTIAMEDGLRFAIREGGRTVGAGVVAKIIE, translated from the coding sequence GTGGCTAAAGAAAAATTTGATCGTTCCCTTCCGCACGTCAACGTTGGCACCATCGGTCACGTTGACCACGGTAAAACCACTCTGACCGCAGCTCTGACTCGCGTTTGCTCCGAAGTTTTCGGTTCCGCAATCGTCGACTTCGACAAGATCGACAGCGCTCCAGAAGAGAAAGCTCGCGGTATCACCATCAACACTGCGCACGTTGAGTACAACTCGACTATTCGTCACTACGCTCACGTTGACTGCCCAGGTCACGCTGACTACGTGAAGAACATGATCACCGGTGCTGCCCAGATGGACGGTGCGATCCTGGTTTGTTCGGCCGCTGATGGTCCGATGCCACAAACCCGTGAGCACATCCTGCTGTCCCGTCAGGTTGGCGTTCCGTACATCGTGGTCTTCCTGAACAAGGCTGACCTGGTAGACGACGCTGAGCTGCTGGAACTGGTCGAGATGGAAGTTCGCGACCTGCTGTCCACCTACGACTTCCCAGGCGACGACACTCCGATCATCATCGGTTCGGCTCGTATGGCGCTGGAAGGCAAAGACGACAACGAAATGGGCACCACTGCCGTTCGTAAGCTGGTTGAGACTCTGGATACCTACATCCCTGAGCCTGAGCGTGCTATCGACAAGCCGTTCCTGATGCCAATCGAAGACGTATTCTCGATCTCGGGTCGTGGTACCGTTGTTACCGGTCGTATCGAGCGTGGTATCGTCCGCGTTCAGGACGCCCTGGAAATCGTTGGTCTGCGTGACACCACCACCACCACCTGCACCGGTGTTGAGATGTTCCGCAAGCTGCTGGACGAAGGTCGTGCTGGCGAGAACTGCGGCGTTCTGCTGCGTGGCACCAAGCGTGACGACGTTGAGCGTGGTCAGGTTCTGGTTAAGCCGGGTTCGGTTAAGCCGCACACCAAGTTCACCGCAGAAGTTTACGTTCTGAGCAAGGAAGAAGGCGGCCGTCATACTCCGTTCTTCAAAGGCTACCGTCCACAGTTCTACTTCCGTACTACTGACGTGACCGGTAACTGCGAGCTGCCAGAAGGCGTTGAAATGGTAATGCCAGGTGACAACATCCAGATGACTGTCACTCTGATCAAAACCATCGCAATGGAAGATGGTCTGCGTTTCGCTATCCGTGAAGGCGGTCGTACCGTCGGCGCTGGCGTCGTAGCCAAAATCATCGAGTAA
- the rpsJ gene encoding 30S ribosomal protein S10, with product MQNQQIRIRLKAFDHRLIDQSTQEIVETAKRTGAQVRGPIPLPTRKERFTVLVSPHVNKDARDQYEIRTHKRVLDIVQPTDKTVDALMKLDLAAGVEVQISLG from the coding sequence ATGCAAAATCAGCAAATCCGTATCAGGTTGAAGGCTTTTGACCATCGCCTGATCGACCAATCCACCCAGGAAATCGTGGAAACCGCGAAACGTACTGGTGCTCAAGTGCGTGGTCCAATTCCACTGCCTACTCGCAAAGAGCGGTTCACCGTTCTGGTCTCCCCGCACGTCAACAAAGACGCGCGTGACCAGTACGAGATCCGTACTCATAAGCGCGTTCTGGACATCGTCCAGCCAACGGATAAAACCGTTGATGCTCTTATGAAGCTTGATCTTGCAGCAGGTGTGGAAGTGCAGATCAGCCTCGGCTAA
- the rplC gene encoding 50S ribosomal protein L3, whose translation MTIGVVGRKCGMTRIFTEEGVSIPVTVIEIEPNRVTQFKTEETDGYRAVQVTVGERRASRVTAAQAGHFAKANVAAGRGVWEFRLEEGDYQAGDLINAEIFAAGQMVDVTGQSKGKGFAGTIKRWNFRGQDNTHGNSVSHRVPGSIGQCQTPGRVFKGKKMSGHMGAERVTVQSLEVVRVDAERNLLLVKGAVPGATGGDLVVRPAAKARG comes from the coding sequence ATGACTATTGGTGTAGTCGGTCGTAAATGCGGTATGACCCGTATTTTCACCGAAGAAGGTGTCTCCATTCCGGTCACGGTCATTGAGATCGAGCCGAATCGCGTCACCCAGTTCAAAACCGAAGAAACTGATGGCTACCGTGCAGTGCAAGTCACTGTGGGTGAGCGTCGTGCTTCGCGCGTGACTGCTGCTCAAGCAGGTCACTTCGCTAAAGCGAACGTTGCCGCTGGTCGCGGTGTCTGGGAGTTCCGTCTTGAAGAAGGCGACTACCAGGCTGGCGACTTGATCAATGCAGAAATCTTCGCTGCTGGCCAAATGGTAGATGTTACCGGTCAGTCGAAAGGTAAAGGCTTTGCCGGTACCATCAAGCGTTGGAATTTCCGCGGTCAAGATAACACCCACGGTAACTCCGTTTCCCACCGCGTCCCGGGCTCTATCGGCCAGTGCCAGACTCCTGGTCGTGTATTCAAGGGCAAGAAAATGTCCGGTCATATGGGCGCCGAGCGCGTGACCGTTCAGTCCCTGGAAGTAGTGCGCGTCGACGCTGAACGCAATCTGTTGCTGGTCAAGGGTGCCGTTCCTGGCGCTACTGGCGGTGATCTGGTTGTGCGTCCGGCTGCCAAGGCTCGCGGTTAA
- the rplD gene encoding 50S ribosomal protein L4, producing MQLNVNDAQAIEVSELTFGGEFNETLVHQAVVAYMAGGRQGTKQQKTRSDVAGGGKRPWRQKGTGRARAGTIRSPIWRGGGTTFAARPQDHSQKLNKKMYRAAMRSILAELVRTDRLVVVQDFAVEAPKTKDLLNKLNGMGLSDVLIVSDAVDQNLYLAARNLPHVDVRDVQGSDPVSLIAYDKVLITVSAVKKFEELLG from the coding sequence ATGCAACTAAATGTAAATGACGCTCAAGCGATCGAAGTTTCCGAACTGACTTTCGGCGGCGAATTCAACGAGACGCTGGTTCACCAAGCAGTCGTGGCCTACATGGCCGGCGGCCGTCAGGGCACCAAGCAGCAGAAAACCCGTTCCGACGTTGCTGGTGGCGGTAAGCGCCCATGGCGTCAGAAAGGTACTGGCCGCGCTCGTGCCGGTACTATCCGTAGCCCAATCTGGCGTGGCGGCGGTACCACTTTTGCAGCTCGTCCTCAAGACCACTCGCAGAAGCTCAACAAGAAGATGTACCGCGCAGCAATGCGTTCCATCCTCGCTGAGCTGGTGCGTACCGACCGTCTGGTCGTGGTTCAGGACTTCGCTGTTGAAGCACCGAAAACCAAAGACCTGCTGAACAAGCTGAACGGCATGGGTCTGAGCGACGTACTGATCGTTTCTGACGCTGTTGATCAGAATCTGTACCTGGCTGCTCGTAACCTGCCGCACGTCGACGTACGTGACGTACAGGGTTCCGATCCGGTCAGTCTGATCGCATACGACAAAGTGTTGATCACTGTGTCGGCCGTGAAGAAATTCGAGGAGCTGCTGGGATGA
- the rplW gene encoding 50S ribosomal protein L23 codes for MNQERVFKVLLGPHVSEKATVLAEKKGQFVFKVATDATKLEIKKAVEGLFGVKVENVSTVNVLGKTKRTARGLGKRNDWKKAIVSLQPGQDLDFSSSAE; via the coding sequence ATGAACCAGGAACGCGTATTTAAAGTCCTCCTTGGCCCGCACGTTTCCGAGAAGGCTACCGTTCTGGCTGAGAAAAAAGGCCAGTTCGTATTCAAGGTTGCTACTGATGCAACCAAGCTGGAAATCAAGAAAGCTGTCGAAGGCCTGTTCGGCGTAAAAGTCGAAAACGTGTCGACTGTAAACGTTCTGGGTAAAACCAAGCGTACCGCACGTGGTCTGGGCAAGCGCAATGACTGGAAGAAGGCGATTGTCTCCCTTCAGCCAGGCCAAGATCTCGATTTCAGCAGCAGTGCTGAGTAA
- the rplB gene encoding 50S ribosomal protein L2, with protein MAIVKCKPTSPGRRFVVKVVNKELHKGAPHAPLLEKKSKSGGRNNNGRITTRHVGGGHKQHYRMVDFRRNDKDGIVATVERIEYDPNRTAHIALLCYADGERRYIIAPKGVSAGDQLIAGALAPIKPGNSLQLRNIPVGSTIHGIELKPGKGAQIARSAGASAQLIAREGVYVTVRLRSGEMRKVLAECRATLGEVSNSEHSLRSLGKAGAKRWRGVRPTVRGVAMNPVDHPHGGGEGRTSGGRHPVSPWGFPTKGAKTRGNKRTDNMIVRRRK; from the coding sequence ATGGCAATCGTTAAATGCAAACCGACTTCCCCTGGCCGCCGTTTCGTGGTCAAGGTGGTCAACAAGGAGCTGCACAAAGGCGCTCCTCACGCACCGCTGCTCGAGAAAAAATCGAAGTCTGGTGGTCGTAACAACAATGGCCGCATCACTACTCGTCACGTAGGTGGTGGTCATAAGCAGCATTACCGTATGGTCGATTTCCGTCGCAACGACAAAGATGGCATCGTCGCCACTGTCGAGCGTATTGAATACGATCCAAACCGTACTGCTCACATCGCACTGCTGTGCTACGCAGACGGCGAGCGCCGCTACATCATCGCCCCTAAAGGCGTGAGTGCTGGCGACCAGCTGATCGCAGGCGCTCTGGCTCCAATCAAGCCAGGCAACTCCCTGCAACTGCGCAACATCCCAGTCGGTAGCACCATTCACGGCATCGAACTGAAGCCGGGTAAAGGTGCACAGATCGCTCGTTCCGCTGGTGCTTCGGCTCAGCTGATCGCTCGCGAAGGTGTCTACGTGACCGTTCGTCTGCGCTCTGGTGAGATGCGTAAAGTCCTGGCTGAATGCCGTGCGACCCTGGGTGAAGTCTCGAACTCCGAGCACAGCCTGCGTTCGCTGGGTAAAGCTGGTGCCAAACGCTGGCGTGGCGTTCGCCCAACCGTTCGTGGTGTTGCCATGAACCCGGTTGACCACCCACATGGTGGTGGTGAAGGTCGTACCTCCGGTGGTCGTCATCCGGTATCGCCATGGGGCTTCCCGACTAAGGGCGCGAAGACTCGTGGTAATAAGCGTACCGACAACATGATCGTCCGTCGTCGCAAGTAA
- the rpsS gene encoding 30S ribosomal protein S19: MPRSLKKGPFIDLHLLKKIEVAAEKNDRKPVKTWSRRSMILPQMVGLTIAVHNGRQHVPVLVNEDMVGHKLGEFAGTRTYRGHVADKKAKR, encoded by the coding sequence GTGCCACGTTCTCTGAAAAAAGGTCCTTTTATCGATCTTCACCTACTGAAGAAGATCGAAGTGGCGGCGGAAAAGAACGATCGCAAACCAGTTAAAACCTGGTCGCGTCGTTCGATGATCCTGCCACAAATGGTCGGTCTGACCATCGCGGTACACAACGGTCGCCAACACGTCCCAGTTCTCGTGAACGAAGACATGGTCGGCCATAAACTGGGCGAGTTTGCCGGTACCCGCACTTATCGTGGGCACGTGGCTGACAAGAAAGCCAAGCGTTAA
- the rplV gene encoding 50S ribosomal protein L22 has product MEVAAKLSGARISAQKARLVADQIRGKKVGEALNLLAFSSKKAAEIMKKVLESAVANAEHNEGADVDDLKVSTVFVNEGRSLKRIMPRAKGRADRIVKRSCHITVKVADK; this is encoded by the coding sequence ATGGAAGTAGCCGCTAAGTTGTCGGGCGCTCGAATCTCCGCCCAGAAAGCCCGCTTGGTCGCCGACCAGATCCGCGGGAAGAAGGTGGGCGAAGCGCTCAACCTGTTGGCTTTCAGCAGCAAAAAAGCCGCTGAAATCATGAAGAAAGTCCTCGAGTCGGCCGTAGCCAACGCCGAGCATAACGAAGGCGCAGACGTTGATGACCTGAAGGTCTCCACCGTTTTCGTCAACGAAGGGCGTTCGCTGAAGCGCATCATGCCGCGTGCCAAAGGCCGCGCTGATCGCATCGTCAAGCGGTCTTGCCATATCACTGTCAAGGTTGCGGACAAGTAA
- the rpsC gene encoding 30S ribosomal protein S3 produces the protein MGQKVHPTGIRLGIVKEHTSVWYADGRTYADYLLADLNVREYLQDKLKSASVSRIDIHRPAQTARITIHTARPGIVIGKKGEDVEKLRQDLTKQMGVPVHINIEEIRKPELDGMLVAQSVAQQLERRVMFRRAMKRAVQNAMRIGAKGIKIQVSGRLGGAEIARTEWYREGRVPLHTLRADIDYATYEAHTTYGVIGVKVWIFKGEVIGGRQEELKPQAPAPRKKAAK, from the coding sequence ATGGGTCAGAAAGTACATCCCACTGGCATTCGCCTGGGAATCGTCAAGGAGCACACCTCCGTCTGGTACGCAGACGGTCGGACTTATGCGGACTATTTGCTCGCAGATCTGAATGTGCGTGAGTACCTCCAAGACAAACTAAAAAGCGCGTCCGTTAGCCGTATCGATATCCATCGTCCGGCTCAAACTGCACGCATCACCATCCACACCGCTCGTCCAGGTATCGTTATCGGGAAGAAAGGTGAAGATGTTGAAAAACTGCGTCAGGACCTGACCAAGCAAATGGGTGTGCCTGTGCACATCAATATCGAAGAGATCCGCAAGCCGGAACTCGACGGTATGCTGGTTGCTCAGAGCGTAGCTCAGCAGCTGGAGCGTCGTGTGATGTTCCGTCGCGCCATGAAGCGCGCCGTACAGAACGCCATGCGCATTGGTGCCAAAGGCATCAAGATCCAGGTGAGCGGTCGTCTCGGTGGTGCTGAAATCGCACGTACTGAATGGTATCGCGAAGGTCGTGTGCCGCTGCACACCCTGCGTGCTGATATCGACTATGCCACTTACGAAGCTCACACCACTTACGGTGTGATCGGTGTGAAGGTTTGGATTTTCAAAGGCGAAGTTATTGGTGGTCGCCAAGAAGAACTGAAACCACAAGCACCAGCGCCTCGTAAAAAAGCTGCTAAGTAA
- the rplP gene encoding 50S ribosomal protein L16: MLQPKRTKFRKQMTGHNRGLALRGSKVSFGEFALKAVARGRLTARQIESARRALTRHVKRGGKIWIRVFPDKPISKKPLEVRMGKGKGSVEYWVAQIQPGKVLYEIEGVSEELAREAFALAAAKLPLATSFVKRTVM, encoded by the coding sequence ATGTTGCAACCAAAGCGTACAAAATTCCGCAAGCAGATGACTGGCCACAACCGTGGTCTGGCACTGCGCGGTAGCAAAGTAAGCTTCGGCGAATTCGCCTTGAAAGCTGTTGCTCGCGGTCGTCTCACCGCTCGCCAGATCGAATCGGCACGTCGTGCCCTGACTCGTCACGTAAAACGTGGCGGTAAGATCTGGATCCGTGTATTCCCGGACAAGCCGATCTCCAAGAAGCCTCTCGAAGTGCGGATGGGTAAAGGTAAGGGTTCCGTGGAGTACTGGGTTGCCCAGATCCAGCCAGGCAAAGTCCTGTACGAGATCGAGGGTGTTTCTGAAGAGCTGGCGCGTGAGGCTTTCGCCTTGGCGGCTGCAAAGCTGCCTCTCGCCACCTCCTTTGTTAAGCGGACGGTGATGTGA
- the rpmC gene encoding 50S ribosomal protein L29, with protein sequence MKANELREKSAQQLNEQLLGLLRDQFNLRMQKATGQLGQSHLLSQVKRDIARVKTVLNQQAGK encoded by the coding sequence ATGAAAGCGAATGAACTTCGTGAAAAATCAGCACAGCAGCTGAACGAGCAACTGCTCGGCTTGCTGCGCGACCAGTTCAATCTGCGTATGCAGAAAGCAACTGGCCAGTTGGGGCAGTCGCACCTGCTCTCGCAAGTTAAGCGTGACATCGCTCGCGTGAAAACTGTGCTCAACCAGCAGGCAGGTAAGTGA
- the rpsQ gene encoding 30S ribosomal protein S17 gives MAEAEKTVRTLTGRVVSDKMDKTITVLIERRVKHPIYGKYVKRSTKLHAHDETNQCHIGDKVSIRETRPLAKTKAWALVEVLERAVEV, from the coding sequence ATGGCTGAAGCTGAAAAAACCGTCCGTACGCTGACTGGCCGTGTCGTCAGCGACAAGATGGACAAAACCATCACCGTACTGATCGAGCGTCGCGTAAAGCACCCGATCTACGGTAAATACGTTAAGCGTTCGACTAAGCTGCACGCGCACGACGAAACCAACCAGTGCCACATCGGCGACAAGGTCTCCATCCGCGAGACTCGTCCGCTGGCCAAGACCAAAGCTTGGGCACTGGTTGAAGTTCTCGAACGCGCTGTTGAAGTCTAA
- the rplN gene encoding 50S ribosomal protein L14 produces MIQTQSMLDVADNSGARRVMCIKVLGGSHRRYAGIGDIIKVTVKEAIPRGKVKKGQVMTAVVVRTRHGVRRADGSIIRFDGNAAVLLNNKQEPIGTRIFGPVTRELRTEKFMKIVSLAPEVL; encoded by the coding sequence ATGATTCAGACTCAATCCATGCTCGATGTGGCCGATAACAGCGGCGCTCGTCGCGTCATGTGCATCAAGGTTCTCGGCGGTTCGCACCGCCGTTACGCCGGCATCGGTGACATCATCAAGGTAACCGTCAAGGAAGCAATTCCGCGCGGTAAAGTGAAGAAAGGCCAAGTGATGACTGCTGTTGTAGTCCGCACTCGCCACGGTGTCCGTCGCGCTGACGGCTCCATCATCCGCTTTGATGGCAATGCTGCTGTTCTGTTGAACAACAAGCAAGAGCCGATCGGCACCCGTATCTTTGGGCCAGTGACCCGTGAACTTCGTACTGAGAAGTTCATGAAGATCGTCTCGCTCGCCCCAGAAGTGCTGTAA
- the rplX gene encoding 50S ribosomal protein L24, with translation MQKIRRDDEIIVIAGKDKGKRGKVLKVLADDRLVVGGINLVKRHTKPNPMSGVQGGIVEKEAPLHASNVAIFNGETNKADRVGFKVEDGKKIRVFKSTQKAVDA, from the coding sequence ATGCAAAAGATTCGTCGTGACGACGAGATCATCGTGATCGCCGGCAAAGACAAAGGTAAGCGCGGTAAGGTGCTCAAGGTTCTCGCTGACGACCGTCTGGTCGTTGGTGGGATCAACCTGGTGAAGCGTCATACCAAGCCTAACCCGATGTCGGGCGTACAAGGCGGTATCGTCGAGAAAGAAGCGCCACTGCACGCTTCCAACGTCGCCATTTTCAACGGCGAAACCAACAAGGCTGACCGCGTTGGTTTTAAAGTAGAAGACGGCAAGAAAATTCGTGTCTTCAAGTCGACCCAAAAAGCGGTTGATGCTTGA
- the rplE gene encoding 50S ribosomal protein L5 codes for MARLKEIYRKEIAPKLKEELKLANVMEVPRVTKITLNMGLGEAVGDKKVIEHAVADLEKITGQKAVVTFARKSIAGFKVREGWPIGVKVTLRRDRMYEFLDRLLAISLPRVRDFRGLNAKSFDGRGNYSMGVKEQIIFPEIDYDKIDALRGLDITLTTTAKNDDEGRALLRAFKFPFRN; via the coding sequence ATGGCACGACTGAAAGAGATTTACCGGAAGGAAATTGCTCCGAAGCTTAAGGAAGAACTTAAGCTGGCGAACGTGATGGAAGTTCCGCGCGTTACCAAGATCACCCTGAACATGGGTCTGGGCGAAGCTGTCGGCGACAAAAAAGTCATCGAACACGCTGTTGCTGACCTGGAGAAGATCACCGGTCAAAAAGCCGTTGTGACTTTCGCTCGGAAATCCATCGCGGGCTTCAAAGTCCGTGAGGGCTGGCCGATCGGCGTTAAAGTTACTCTGCGCCGTGATCGTATGTACGAATTCCTGGACCGCCTGCTGGCGATCTCCCTGCCTCGGGTTCGCGACTTCCGCGGCCTGAATGCCAAGTCCTTCGATGGTCGTGGCAACTACAGCATGGGCGTGAAAGAGCAGATCATCTTCCCGGAAATCGACTACGACAAGATCGATGCTCTGCGCGGTCTGGACATTACCCTGACCACCACTGCCAAGAACGATGACGAAGGCCGCGCTCTGCTGCGTGCTTTCAAATTCCCGTTCCGCAACTGA